A stretch of DNA from Lentisphaera araneosa HTCC2155:
AAAGTAAATGTTGACTTAGGTAACGGTGAGTTTGAAAAAAGCTCAACGACCTTTGCTTACAAAGCTGATGAGATGTTTCTCTACGACTCCAGACCAGCTGATTTTAAAGAGTTTTGGCAAAAAGCCAAAGAAGAAATCGATCAAGTTGATCTAGATGCACGCTATGAATCCGAGCTCGAGACCTTTGATGAACAAGCCATCAACAAATATAACCTCGCTTATTCTGCTCTTCCTGAATCCTACGATCCTGATGGCATTACTCATCCCACAGTAGATTCCCAAAAAGTAAGTTTCGCAGGCCCCGACAATGGTCGCGTTTATGGTTGGCTCGCAAAGCCCCAAGGCGAAGGCCCCTTCCCCGCTATGCTCATTCTTCCAGGAGCTGGCTTCGCTGCTCGTCCTCGCCCTCTCGAACACGCACGACATGGCTATGTAAGTTTAGATATACAAGTTCATGGCCAAGATTGCTGTACAGATAACTACCCAAATCTAAATGGCTATGGTGAGGGAGAAGATTATTCTGCTCCAGAAAATTATTACTACTACAATGTACACAAACGCGTATTACAGGCCCTAAA
This window harbors:
- a CDS encoding acetylxylan esterase; the encoded protein is MNLNLATPHGTKCSPPVNPVISFFSLQSEDFHFESDFSLMWQVDLKSVSSIWSLHRNGFSTAFQEGKAEAKLSNRYAVDINTKDLYPGFYDLKVNVDLGNGEFEKSSTTFAYKADEMFLYDSRPADFKEFWQKAKEEIDQVDLDARYESELETFDEQAINKYNLAYSALPESYDPDGITHPTVDSQKVSFAGPDNGRVYGWLAKPQGEGPFPAMLILPGAGFAARPRPLEHARHGYVSLDIQVHGQDCCTDNYPNLNGYGEGEDYSAPENYYYYNVHKRVLQAL